In the genome of Acidobacteriota bacterium, the window CAGGCGCGAATGGACGCGGACGGCCAGGTCGCAAATGGCGTCGAACTCCGGGAGCATCTGGTCGGCAAACGACTCGCCGGTAATCGGATGGCGGTCGTAGCGCCGGAACAGCACGTCGCAGGCAAAGGGCGTCAACCGCGCATCCCCCAGGTCGACGCCGCACAACAGCCCGCCGGCATGACCATTATCGACGTGACTGCCGTTGCCCATGCGGAAGGTCGCCGCGATCGGGGACACGGCGCCCCGCAACCGCAACGTGATCATCCGGATGGTATTCAACGACGGCGGGTGAAACGCGGCCATGAACGGAGACTGATGAACGACTCGCTGGACCAGGAAATCCTGGACGTAGATCCGTTCTACATCGGCCAGCGAGAGCAACGTGGCGCCAATCCTGAACCCGTCGCGCGAACCATCGAACTGCGCCACGTTGTGCCCGCTGCCCGTGCCGGAAATCGACGGCTTGATGATGTACCGCTGAGGACCAGTACCGAAAAGTTCGGTTGCCGCCTCGCGCGCCACGGGCCGGTAGTCGCTGTCAAAGTAGTGACCGTAGATATTCCGCAGCACCGTGGCCGGCCGCTGGACGTCCGGAAACAGCCGATCTAACTGGTTCTTGTCGTGGTAGGCCGGCGCGACATCGCGGCGGCATAACATCGGCTCCAGGTGCAGCCGGAACACTTCTTCGGGAATGTAGCGGGGATCCACCCGTCCGGTGAGCGCCTTGAACAGCCGGAACCACGATGCGCTGGCATAGTCGATGCCGTAAGCCGACCAATACTCGCGAATTCGCTGCCGTTCATTCAGCGTGAGTCGCCCGGCGTTATCCGGGTCGACGTGCCGCAGCAAGCCACGCAGCCGGCCCTGATATTCCCACCGGTAGCGCCAGCGCTCGGCCCTGCCAAGGCCCCGGCGAACCAGCGTGGGTTGAAACGGACTTGGGAGTTCAGAAGGCTTCATGGCCGGGTGCCGTGACGCGCGACCGACTCAACGAATACGCTGTCAGCGACATGAACCAGTATCGGCCAGCGCCGGCTCGCGGACTTCATACGCTGGGAGGCTTGAATGACCAAGCGCAGGCCTGGTGGCATCAGCGACACGTCGGCCAGCTGCAAACCGATCGCGAAATAGCAGTCGGCGTCAAATCGGGTGACGCCCACGTGGGACCCGAACAGCTGCCGCAACTCTGGCAGCGTCCAGTAGCGCACCTCGAAACCTGACCCCTCGCGAAACCGACGCCGCGCCTGATGGTAGAGGCAGCGAACGCCGAACCGGGTCGGCATCTGGACCTTGGCGGTGCCGCCCGGTTTCAGCACTCGACCGAGCTCGCGCACGGCCTTCCCAGCATCCGCTCTCGACAAGTGCTGAATCACGCTGTACGAGTAGGTGACGTCGAACAGCCGCGGCGCAAACGGCAGATGGCGCGCATCCCCGACGACGTAGCGGTTCGACGCGCCCACCTGACGCGCGACCCTGCGCGCTGCCATTACCGCGCCAAGCGAAGGGTCGAGGCCCACGACGGCATACCCCTTCGCGTGAGCGGCGAGAGACCAGCGCCCCCAACTGCACCCCACGTCCAGCAGCGAGCGGCCGTCGCCAGAGGGCAGGGGGATGTCTGGAATCGGGTAGCGGTCGAGCGCGCCGATCAGGTGCCGGTACATCAGTCCATTGGTCGCCGCCACGAGGTATGCCACCACGGGGTCGACCGGGCCGCCGCGGCGAGCCAGGGCGACGATGCCCTCTTTCTCTGCGTCGCTGACGCCGAGCGACTCCAGGTGCAACTCCGGGGCCCGCGCGTCCACGCCTTCGCCGCGAGCGCGGCGCAGCGAACTCTCCGTCCCAGCCATCGTCGCCGGCACTGACTCCAGCAGCATGACCGGCACACCGTCGACAATCGGGAACCGGTGCCCGGTTGGGCATTCGAACGCGCCGGTCGCCAGTTGCAGGGCACCGCGGTCCGCCGGGCACACTAGATGCTCGAGAAACCAGGGATCGATCGGCTCGGCCGCACCCGTCATGCTGACTCCAGCGACAGGAGACCGGCTGACAGCGCCTCGATGCCTGACTGCGTCGCGACCC includes:
- a CDS encoding sugar-transfer associated ATP-grasp domain-containing protein; this encodes MKPSELPSPFQPTLVRRGLGRAERWRYRWEYQGRLRGLLRHVDPDNAGRLTLNERQRIREYWSAYGIDYASASWFRLFKALTGRVDPRYIPEEVFRLHLEPMLCRRDVAPAYHDKNQLDRLFPDVQRPATVLRNIYGHYFDSDYRPVAREAATELFGTGPQRYIIKPSISGTGSGHNVAQFDGSRDGFRIGATLLSLADVERIYVQDFLVQRVVHQSPFMAAFHPPSLNTIRMITLRLRGAVSPIAATFRMGNGSHVDNGHAGGLLCGVDLGDARLTPFACDVLFRRYDRHPITGESFADQMLPEFDAICDLAVRVHSRLTYFDVVSCDIALLDNGLPCLVEANTFGQGVEPHQFLKGSSLFGDKTDEVLALVAERRRLGWNQ
- a CDS encoding methyltransferase domain-containing protein, whose amino-acid sequence is MTGAAEPIDPWFLEHLVCPADRGALQLATGAFECPTGHRFPIVDGVPVMLLESVPATMAGTESSLRRARGEGVDARAPELHLESLGVSDAEKEGIVALARRGGPVDPVVAYLVAATNGLMYRHLIGALDRYPIPDIPLPSGDGRSLLDVGCSWGRWSLAAHAKGYAVVGLDPSLGAVMAARRVARQVGASNRYVVGDARHLPFAPRLFDVTYSYSVIQHLSRADAGKAVRELGRVLKPGGTAKVQMPTRFGVRCLYHQARRRFREGSGFEVRYWTLPELRQLFGSHVGVTRFDADCYFAIGLQLADVSLMPPGLRLVIQASQRMKSASRRWPILVHVADSVFVESVARHGTRP